In one window of Candidatus Binatia bacterium DNA:
- a CDS encoding site-specific DNA-methyltransferase — MLDWDGQNPAREQGEALIRQILDAPSLEDAKSAAEQLRALSKPFLNWAGKAERLSFDVPTLPLFVHERLSTTAILETLKGHKRDKQLSMFELFGDPQRPIHDQVLRAYEYPDNWVNRLILGDSLVVMNSLLHYESLGGQVQMIYMDPPYG; from the coding sequence GTGCTCGATTGGGATGGGCAGAACCCGGCGCGCGAGCAAGGCGAGGCGCTGATTCGCCAGATCCTCGACGCACCGTCGCTTGAAGACGCGAAGTCGGCGGCCGAGCAATTGCGTGCGCTGAGCAAGCCGTTCCTGAACTGGGCCGGCAAGGCGGAGCGGCTGTCGTTCGACGTGCCTACACTGCCGCTGTTCGTGCACGAGCGGTTGTCGACCACGGCGATTCTCGAAACGCTCAAGGGCCACAAGCGCGACAAGCAGCTCTCGATGTTCGAGCTGTTCGGCGATCCGCAGCGGCCGATCCACGATCAGGTTTTGCGCGCTTACGAGTACCCGGACAACTGGGTGAACCGCCTCATCCTCGGCGACTCGCTGGTGGTGATGAACTCGCTGCTGCACTACGAGAGCCTCGGCGGGCAGGTGCAGATGATCTACATGGACCCGCCGTACGG